The nucleotide window GCTTCCGCGGCGTCCGTACCCCCGAACAGGGCGCGGCGATCGCGATCCGGCTCGCGACCCTGCCCGACGACGGCCCGAGCGGCGGGTTCTTCGAGGACGCCGGGGTGGTGCCCTGGTGACACACGCGGGCCGTCGAACGGCCGCGCCCTCAGGCGGGGCGTGCGGCTCGGGCGGCCGCGGCGAAGTCGGGCAGGGCGCTGCCCGGGACCAGGGACAGGTTGTACAGCGCGATGTCGGAGGCACCGGCATCCAGCACCACACGTACGTCCGCGGCGAGGCGTTCGCCCGTGCGGTCCGGGCTCCAGTTGAGCGAGGCGAGCAGCGGGCGGTCGCCGGCGAGGGCCGCCAGGCCCGCGAAGCGTGCGGTGAGCGCTTCGCCGGTCAGCGTGCCGCAGCCGACGCCCACCGCGTCCACGGCCTTGAACGCGCTCGGGTCCGCGCCCTGGAGGGCCGCCGTCTCCGGGTCCTCGAAGACCAGCGAGCGCACGGCCGTGTCCTGCCGATGTGCGGCGGCCGCCGTGGCCTCGACCAGCCGCCGGGTGCCCTCCGCGCGTACCGTGCGCAGCGTGCCGGTCCCCTCCTGGTCCAGCGCCTGGCGCCGGAGGTCGTCCGGGTCGTGGCCGAGTTCTTCCATCAGGCGCGCGCAGGCGCCGCAGAAGCACTGCCCGGCCAGCGCACGCGCCGTGCCGGTCGGCGGTGCGAGCTCCAGGGAGATGACGTACGAGGGGTCCCACGCGGCGTAGAGGGCGGACTCCAGCTCGACCAGGTCGGGGTCGAACTGCGCGCACACATCCGTGACCAGGGCCGCGGCGTACGAGACGACGTCCGGATTGCTCGGGCACAGCGCGTGGATGGTGGGCGTGCCGTCCAGCGTGCGGGCGGCCAGGTCCGGGTGCGCGGCGACCACCGGGTCATCGTGCAGCACCACCGTCCACGCGTGGAAGCGCAGGCCGTACCGTCTCGCCTCCTCGCGCAGCTCGCGCAGGGCGGTGATCTCCTGGTCGGCCGCGATCGCGACGGGACGCAGCCGTCCGTACCCCTCGTCCGACGGGCGGAAGTAGGTGATGCCGGGCGCGGAGTACCGTACGACGCCGTGGCGGGCGAACCACCGGCGCGCCGGGTGGTAGCGGACCGCCACCGCGATGGCGTCGGCGCCCAGCTCCGCGGCCAGCTCGCACAGCCGGGCCGGGCCGGTCAGCACGGCGTCCTCGGGGTAGCAGAAGACCTGTACGGTCACGCGCAACTCCTCGTCTCGGGTGATCGTCAAGCATTCCGCACCCCGCCGGGATCCAGTACGGCGGCCGGCCTCAGGATCCGGTCTTGGCGACCGTCAGGAGGATGACGGAGTCCTCGATGGCCTCCACGCTGTGCCGCGCGTCCGGGACGATGATCAGGTCGCCCGAACGCCCCTCCCACGCGTCGCCCTTGGCGGCCAGGCGCACCCGGCCCCGCAGGACGAACACCGTCGCCTCGCCGGGGTTCTCGTGCTCCGCCATCGACCGGCCGGCGGCGAGCGCGATGAGGGTCTGCCTCAGTACGCGCTCGTGGCCCCCGTAGACGGTGCTGGAGCTACGTCCTGTCGTGTCGGATCCGGCCCGGTTCGAGTGCTCTCGTGCCAGGGCGTCCAGCGACATCTTCTGCATGCCGCCAGTCTGACAGCGGCGCCACCCGGACGCCCTCACCGGGCGTGCGCGAGCCGTTACGCCTCGAGAGGGCAGAGGCCGTTGAGGAACAGGCCGACGTAGTACTCGCCCACCTCACGCGGACCCATCGGACCGTCCGGATGCCACCAGGTGCTCAGCTGGTGCACGCCACCGAAGAAGAAGTTCACCGCCAGGTCGGCCGGCACGTCCGGCCGGAAGGCCCCGGACCGCTGTCCCTCCTCCACGAGGGACCGGAAGCGCTCGTGGTACCGGCGGCGTTCGGCGCGTACGGCCTTGCGCTTGTCCTTCGGCAGCAGGTGCATCGAGCGGAAGAAGACGGTCAGCTCGTCCAGGTGTTCGCAGCTCGTGCCGATGACGTCGACGGCCGCCGCGCGCAGCCGTTCCTCCGGCGTGCCCGTACCGCCCGCGAGCCGTTCGAGCCGCTCGGCCTGCAGTGCGAGCAGGCGGTGGTAGATCTCGTACAGCAGGTCGTCCTTGGCGGCGAAGTAGTGGTACATCGCCCCCTTGGTGACACCGGCGGCCGTGACGATCTCCTGCACCGAGGTGTTCTCATAACCGTTCTCGGCGAACAGGTGCGTCGCCGCCCGGAGCAGCCGCTCCGGCAGTGGGCTCACCGGCCCGGCGTCCTCCGCCGTCCCCTGGGTCATGGCACGGTCGCGCTCAGCGGTTCCGGTACGGGGCGAGCTCGCGCCGGGCGATCGAGCGTTTGTGCACCTCGTCGGGGCCGTCGGCCAGGTGCAACGTCCGCATGCCCGCCCAGAGTTCGGCGAGCGGGAAGTCCTGGGACACTCCCCCGCCGCCGTGCGCCTGGATCGCCCGGTCGATGACCCAGCTCGCCATCTCCGGCACCGCCGCCTTGATGGCCGAGACCTCGACGCGCGCGCCCTTGTTGCCGACCGTGTCCATCAGCCACGCGGTCTTGAGCACCAGCAGCCGGGCCTGCTCGATCCTGATCCGCGACTCGGCGATCCATTCCTGGACCACACCCTGGTCGGCGATGGGCGCGCCGAAGGCGACCCGCGAGGTCACCCGCTCGCACATCAGCTCCAGCGCGCGCTCGGCCATGCCGATGGCGCGCATGCAGTGGTGGATGCGGCCGGGCCCGAGGCGCTCCTGGGCGATGCGGAAGCCTTCGCCCTCG belongs to Actinoallomurus bryophytorum and includes:
- a CDS encoding cupin domain-containing protein, coding for MQKMSLDALAREHSNRAGSDTTGRSSSTVYGGHERVLRQTLIALAAGRSMAEHENPGEATVFVLRGRVRLAAKGDAWEGRSGDLIIVPDARHSVEAIEDSVILLTVAKTGS
- a CDS encoding TetR/AcrR family transcriptional regulator; translated protein: MTQGTAEDAGPVSPLPERLLRAATHLFAENGYENTSVQEIVTAAGVTKGAMYHYFAAKDDLLYEIYHRLLALQAERLERLAGGTGTPEERLRAAAVDVIGTSCEHLDELTVFFRSMHLLPKDKRKAVRAERRRYHERFRSLVEEGQRSGAFRPDVPADLAVNFFFGGVHQLSTWWHPDGPMGPREVGEYYVGLFLNGLCPLEA